One genomic region from Sciurus carolinensis chromosome 2, mSciCar1.2, whole genome shotgun sequence encodes:
- the Ccnb1ip1 gene encoding E3 ubiquitin-protein ligase CCNB1IP1 — protein sequence MSLCEDMLLCNYRKCRIKLSGYAWVTACSHIFCDQHGSGEFSRSPAICPACNSTLSGKLDIVRTELSPSEEYKAMVLAGLRPEIVLDISSRALAFWTYQVHQERLYQEYNFSKAEGHLKQMEKIYTQQIQSKDVELTSMKGEVTSMKKVLEEYKKKFSDISEKLMERNRQYQKLQGLYDSLRLRNITIANQESTLEPTMIAQSGVFGFPLGNNSKFPLDNTPVRNQGGGDADFQFRPFFVGSPTAPEASNSFFSFASQSHELEQQQVSSRAFKVKRI from the exons ATGTCTTTGTGTGAAGACATGTTGCTTTGTAATTATCGAAAGTGTCGCATCAAACTCTCTGGTTATGCCTGGGTCACTGCCTGTTCTCACATCTTCTGTGATCAGCATGGCAGTGGTGAGTTTAGTCGTTCACCAGCTATCTGCCCTGCCTGCAACAGTACCCTTTCTGGAAAGCTGGATATTGTCCGCACAGAACTTAGTCCCTCAGAGGAATATAAAGCTATGGTGTTGGCAGGGCTGCGACCAGAGATTGTGTTGGACATTAGCTCCCGAGCACTGGCCTTCTGGACATATCAG GTACATCAGGAACGTCTCTATCAAGAATATAATTTCAGCAAGGCTGAGGGCCATCTGAAACAGATGGAGAAGATATATACTCAGCAAATACAGAGCAAGGATGTAGAATTGACCTCTATGAAAGGGGAGGTCACCTCTATGAAGAAAGTGCTAgaagaatacaagaaaaagtTCAGTGACATCTCTGAGAAACTTATGGAGCGCAATCGGCAGTATCAAAAGCTCCAAGGCCTCTATGATAGCCTTAGACTACGGAATATCACTATTGCTAACCAAGAAAGTACCCTTGAACCAACTATGATAGCACAATCTGGTGTTTTTGGCTTCCCATTAG ggaaCAACTCCAAGTTTCCTTTGGACAATACACCAGTTCGAAATCAGGGTGGTGGAGATGCAGATTTTCAGTTCAGACCATTTTTTGTGGGTTCTCCTACAGCACCTGAAGCCAGCAACAGCTTTTTCAGTTTTGCCTCTCAGAGTCATGAATTAGAACAGCAACAAGTCTCTAGCAGGGCctttaaagtaaaaagaatttag